A region from the Mesorhizobium sp. J8 genome encodes:
- a CDS encoding sensor histidine kinase NtrY-like has protein sequence MAAEAPTLNQPLFNQTGTRDGRRLLALPGVVAIAGAMITAAISFAILVGATPIAPTADATWALVAANAVFVLFLIALIAREVRRIVLARRHGRAASRLHVRIVAMFALVAAIPAIMVAIIASITLDIGLDRWFEIRTKTIVNSSLSIADAYVQENARNLQGTTLSMAYDLDASRTLYGLDKGGFLDLLNKEAVGRGLAHAALIKPDGSFVMNAKTDADFPMPEPPAGAVDTASDGKPVLIEPRTRNIMGAIIKLRELEGLYLYTIRLVDPDVIKARQIVRSNTDEYRNLEDNRRTSQVAFALPYLSLTLIITLSAIWTGIAVADRLVRPIRQLIGAADEVATGNLDVAVPVRQSDGDVASLGETFNNMILELKSQRNELLSAKDLIDERRRFSEAVLAGVTAGVIGVDPYGIITIVNRSAETMLAISANATLGQNLSTVLPLVGRVFEIGRQSGKPVYREQVTFFRAGLERTFNVQVTVEAGDDGEEEKSYVVTVDDITDLVQAQRSSAWADVARRIAHEIKNPLTPIQLSAERIRRRYGKVITEDREVFDQCTDTIIRQVEDIGRMVDEFSAFARMPKPEMKAIDLRESLREASFLVEVSRSDIAFERDFGSEPLKGTFDSRLMAQAFGNVIKNAAEAIDGLDADDRSDGTIRIQAGRQDGAIRIDVIDNGKGLPRENRQRLLEPYMTTREKGTGLGLAIVKKIVEDHGGRLELHDAPEDFHGGRGAMISIILPPATVVAAPPRGEGRNEHERETEKVDNGV, from the coding sequence ATGGCCGCTGAGGCTCCGACCCTGAACCAACCGCTTTTCAACCAGACCGGCACGCGTGACGGGCGACGGTTGCTGGCTCTGCCCGGCGTGGTCGCGATTGCTGGCGCGATGATCACGGCGGCCATCTCCTTTGCGATCCTGGTCGGCGCAACCCCGATCGCGCCGACTGCCGACGCGACCTGGGCCCTGGTCGCGGCCAATGCCGTCTTCGTCCTGTTCCTCATTGCCCTGATCGCCCGCGAGGTGCGCCGCATCGTCCTGGCGCGGCGCCACGGCAGGGCAGCCTCCCGGCTGCATGTGCGCATCGTCGCCATGTTCGCGCTGGTCGCCGCCATTCCGGCCATCATGGTGGCGATCATCGCATCGATCACGCTCGACATCGGCCTCGACCGCTGGTTCGAAATCCGCACCAAGACGATCGTCAACTCGTCGCTGTCGATTGCCGACGCCTATGTGCAGGAAAACGCGCGCAACCTGCAGGGCACGACATTGTCGATGGCATATGATCTCGACGCCTCGCGCACGCTCTACGGCCTCGACAAGGGCGGTTTCCTCGACCTGTTGAACAAGGAGGCAGTCGGGCGCGGACTGGCGCATGCGGCCCTGATCAAGCCGGACGGTTCGTTCGTCATGAACGCCAAGACCGATGCCGATTTTCCGATGCCGGAGCCGCCCGCGGGCGCTGTCGACACCGCGTCCGACGGCAAGCCGGTGCTGATCGAGCCGCGCACCCGCAACATCATGGGCGCCATCATCAAGCTGCGCGAGCTTGAAGGGCTGTACCTCTATACGATCCGTCTGGTCGATCCCGACGTGATCAAGGCGCGCCAGATCGTCAGGTCCAACACCGACGAATACCGCAATCTGGAAGACAATCGCCGGACCTCGCAGGTCGCCTTCGCGCTGCCTTATCTGTCGCTCACGCTGATCATCACGCTCTCGGCGATCTGGACCGGCATTGCGGTCGCCGACCGGCTTGTGCGGCCGATCCGCCAGCTGATCGGCGCCGCCGACGAGGTGGCGACCGGCAATCTCGACGTTGCCGTTCCCGTGCGCCAGTCGGATGGCGACGTCGCCTCGCTCGGCGAGACGTTCAACAACATGATCCTAGAGCTCAAATCGCAACGCAACGAGCTGCTGTCGGCCAAGGATCTGATCGACGAGCGCCGGCGTTTCTCCGAGGCAGTGCTCGCCGGCGTCACCGCCGGTGTCATCGGCGTCGACCCTTACGGCATCATCACCATCGTCAATCGCTCGGCCGAGACCATGCTGGCAATTTCAGCAAATGCGACGCTCGGCCAGAACCTTTCGACGGTCCTGCCACTTGTCGGCCGCGTCTTCGAGATCGGGCGGCAGTCCGGGAAGCCGGTCTATCGCGAGCAGGTGACCTTCTTCCGTGCCGGCCTGGAGCGCACCTTCAATGTCCAGGTCACGGTCGAGGCCGGCGACGACGGCGAGGAGGAGAAATCCTATGTGGTCACCGTCGACGACATCACCGATCTAGTCCAGGCGCAGCGTTCGTCGGCCTGGGCGGACGTGGCGCGGCGCATCGCGCATGAGATCAAGAATCCGCTGACGCCGATCCAGCTCTCGGCCGAGCGCATCAGGCGCCGCTACGGCAAGGTCATCACCGAGGACCGCGAGGTCTTCGACCAGTGCACCGATACCATCATCCGCCAGGTCGAGGACATCGGCCGCATGGTCGACGAGTTCTCGGCCTTTGCCCGCATGCCGAAGCCGGAGATGAAGGCGATAGACCTGCGTGAGTCGTTGCGCGAGGCGTCCTTCCTGGTCGAGGTCAGCCGCTCCGACATCGCCTTCGAACGCGACTTCGGCAGCGAACCGTTGAAAGGCACTTTCGACAGCCGCCTGATGGCGCAGGCCTTCGGCAACGTCATCAAGAACGCGGCCGAGGCGATCGACGGACTTGATGCCGACGACCGTTCGGACGGCACAATCCGGATTCAGGCCGGACGCCAAGATGGCGCCATACGAATCGACGTTATCGACAACGGCAAGGGGCTGCCGCGGGAGAATCGCCAACGGCTTCTCGAGCCCTATATGACGACGCGCGAGAAGGGGACCGGTCTCGGCCTCGCTATCGTCAAGAAGATCGTGGAGGACCATGGCGGCCGTCTCGAATTGCACGACGCGCCAGAGGATTTCCATGGCGGCCGGGGCGCGATGATCTCGATCATCCTGCCGCCGGCGACGGTCGTAGCCGCGCCGCCACGCGGTGAAGGCCGAAACGAACACGAACGAGAAACTGAAAAGGTCGATAATGGCGTCTGA
- the hfq gene encoding RNA chaperone Hfq translates to MAERSQNLQDLFLNSVRKSKNPLTIFLINGVKLTGVVTSFDNFCVLLRRDGHSQLVYKHAISTIMPSQPVQMFDGEESQGA, encoded by the coding sequence ATGGCGGAACGATCGCAAAACCTTCAGGACCTGTTCCTGAATTCAGTTCGCAAGAGCAAAAATCCACTTACCATCTTCCTCATCAACGGCGTGAAGCTGACCGGCGTCGTCACTTCGTTCGACAATTTTTGTGTGTTGTTGCGGCGTGACGGGCACTCCCAGCTCGTCTACAAGCACGCTATTTCCACGATCATGCCGAGCCAGCCGGTTCAGATGTTCGATGGCGAGGAAAGCCAGGGCGCCTGA
- a CDS encoding D-amino-acid transaminase — translation MPRIAYVNGRYVAHAQASVHIEDRGYQFADGVYEVCEVARGHIVDMPRHLARLKRSLKELSIAWPVSEGVLPLLLREVVNRNGVVNGLVYVQVTRGVASREFVFPPAGTKPSLVITARKADPAANAKRVESGIKVITVPENRWDRVDIKSTGLLPNVLAKQKAKEAGAQEAWFVDTDGNVKEGGSSNAWIVTRDGVLVTRPAEHGILRGITRTTLFDVAAKLGLKIEERGFSVAEAKAAREAFISSATTIAMPVVEIDGAPIANGHPGSMTLSLRQAFFDVAEKSPA, via the coding sequence ATGCCGCGCATTGCCTATGTCAACGGGCGCTATGTCGCCCATGCCCAAGCCAGCGTCCATATCGAGGACCGTGGCTACCAGTTCGCCGACGGTGTCTATGAGGTCTGCGAAGTGGCGCGCGGCCATATCGTCGACATGCCGCGCCATCTTGCCCGGCTCAAGCGCTCGCTGAAGGAACTCTCGATCGCCTGGCCCGTCTCGGAAGGCGTGCTGCCGCTGCTGCTGCGCGAGGTGGTCAATCGCAACGGCGTGGTCAACGGCCTCGTCTATGTACAGGTCACTCGCGGCGTCGCCAGCCGCGAATTCGTCTTCCCGCCGGCGGGCACGAAACCGTCCCTGGTCATAACCGCCAGAAAGGCCGATCCGGCCGCGAACGCCAAGCGAGTGGAGAGCGGCATCAAGGTCATCACGGTTCCGGAGAATCGCTGGGACCGCGTCGACATCAAGAGCACGGGCCTTTTGCCCAATGTACTTGCCAAACAGAAGGCCAAGGAAGCAGGCGCTCAGGAAGCCTGGTTCGTCGACACCGACGGCAACGTCAAGGAAGGCGGCTCGTCAAACGCCTGGATCGTCACCCGCGACGGCGTCCTGGTGACCCGGCCGGCCGAGCACGGCATCCTGCGCGGCATCACCCGCACGACGCTTTTCGATGTCGCCGCCAAGCTCGGCCTCAAGATCGAGGAACGCGGTTTTTCGGTCGCCGAAGCCAAGGCGGCGCGCGAGGCGTTCATCAGCTCGGCGACCACAATCGCCATGCCGGTGGTCGAAATCGACGGGGCGCCGATCGCAAATGGCCATCCCGGTTCCATGACACTTTCGTTGCGGCAGGCCTTTTTTGACGTTGCGGAAAAAAGTCCAGCCTGA
- a CDS encoding sigma-70 family RNA polymerase sigma factor, which yields MVRFDIVGQLGSLRRYARSLTRDSADAEDLVHDALVRAYERRATFRSSGNLRAWLLAIVHNIFIDRVRSRRSEAARIEQAGLVADQSVPASQDHSVRLSQVREAFLSLPEEQRSALHLVAIEGLSYQQAAEVIGVPLGTLMSRIGRARAALREMEEGAAPKTRTHLRIVGDDQ from the coding sequence ATGGTACGCTTCGATATTGTCGGGCAATTGGGGTCGCTGCGGCGTTACGCGCGCTCGCTGACGCGCGACAGCGCCGATGCGGAGGATCTCGTCCATGACGCGCTGGTGCGCGCCTATGAGCGGCGCGCGACCTTTCGGTCAAGCGGCAATCTGCGCGCCTGGCTGCTGGCGATCGTGCACAACATCTTCATCGACCGCGTGCGCTCGCGCCGCTCCGAAGCGGCGCGCATCGAACAGGCCGGCCTTGTCGCCGACCAAAGCGTGCCGGCCTCGCAGGACCATTCGGTGCGCCTGTCGCAGGTCCGGGAGGCCTTTCTTTCGCTGCCGGAGGAACAGCGCTCCGCGCTCCATCTCGTTGCGATCGAAGGGCTCTCCTATCAGCAGGCGGCCGAGGTCATCGGCGTGCCGCTCGGAACGCTGATGTCGCGCATCGGCCGCGCGCGTGCTGCGCTGCGCGAAATGGAGGAGGGCGCAGCGCCGAAAACCCGGACTCACCTCAGGATCGTGGGAGACGATCAATGA
- a CDS encoding sigma-54-dependent transcriptional regulator, producing the protein MASDILIVDDEEDIRELVAGILSDEGHETRTAHDADSALAAIADRAPRLIFLDIWLQGSRLDGLALLDEIKTMHPNMPVVMISGHGNIETAVSAIRRGAYDFIEKPFKADRLILIAERALETSKLRREVSDLKQRSGETFDLIGMSSAMSQLRQTIERVAPTNSRVMIVGPSGSGKELTARAIHALSSRKAGPFVTLSAATITPERMEIELFGTESNGTERKVGALEEAHRGILYIDEVADMPRETQNKILRVLVEQQFERVGGTKRVKVDVRIISSTSQNLEAMIADGRFREDLYHRLAVVPVMVPGLAERREDIPYLVDNFMKQIARQAGIKPRRIGDDALAVLQAHNWPGNVRQLRNNVERLMILARGENPDAPITADLLPSEIGDVMPRTPNQSDQHIMALPLREAREQFEKDYLIAQINRFGGNISKTAEFIGMERSALHRKLKSLGV; encoded by the coding sequence ATGGCGTCTGACATTCTCATCGTCGATGACGAGGAAGACATCCGCGAACTTGTCGCCGGTATCCTGAGCGACGAGGGTCATGAAACCCGTACGGCGCATGACGCCGACAGCGCGCTTGCGGCGATCGCCGATCGCGCGCCGCGGCTGATTTTCCTCGACATCTGGCTGCAGGGCTCGCGCCTTGATGGCCTGGCGCTGCTCGACGAGATCAAGACCATGCATCCGAACATGCCGGTGGTGATGATCTCTGGCCACGGCAACATCGAAACGGCGGTGTCGGCCATCCGGCGCGGCGCCTACGACTTCATCGAGAAGCCGTTCAAGGCCGACCGGCTGATCCTGATCGCCGAGCGCGCCCTGGAGACCTCCAAGCTTCGGCGCGAGGTCTCGGACCTCAAGCAGCGCAGCGGCGAGACCTTCGACCTGATCGGGATGTCGTCGGCCATGAGCCAGCTGCGGCAGACCATCGAGCGCGTCGCCCCCACCAACAGCCGCGTCATGATCGTCGGCCCGTCCGGTTCCGGCAAGGAACTGACGGCGCGCGCCATCCACGCGCTGTCGTCGCGCAAGGCCGGCCCCTTCGTCACGCTGAGCGCGGCCACCATCACGCCCGAGCGCATGGAGATCGAGCTGTTCGGCACCGAATCGAACGGCACCGAGCGCAAGGTCGGCGCGCTGGAAGAGGCGCATCGCGGCATTCTCTACATCGATGAAGTGGCCGACATGCCGCGCGAGACGCAGAACAAGATCCTGCGCGTGCTGGTCGAGCAGCAGTTCGAGCGGGTAGGCGGCACCAAGCGCGTCAAGGTCGATGTCCGCATCATCTCCTCCACCTCGCAGAACCTCGAGGCGATGATCGCCGACGGACGCTTCCGCGAGGACCTTTACCATCGCCTGGCGGTGGTTCCAGTCATGGTGCCGGGGCTCGCCGAACGTCGCGAGGACATCCCCTACCTCGTCGACAATTTCATGAAGCAGATCGCGCGCCAAGCCGGCATCAAGCCGCGCCGCATCGGCGACGATGCGCTGGCCGTGCTGCAGGCGCATAACTGGCCGGGCAATGTTCGCCAGCTGCGCAACAATGTCGAACGGCTGATGATCCTGGCGCGAGGGGAAAATCCCGATGCCCCGATCACCGCCGACCTTCTGCCCTCCGAGATCGGCGACGTCATGCCACGCACGCCCAACCAGTCGGACCAGCACATCATGGCGCTGCCGCTGCGCGAGGCCCGCGAGCAGTTCGAGAAGGATTACCTGATCGCCCAGATCAACCGCTTCGGCGGCAACATCTCGAAGACGGCCGAATTCATCGGCATGGAGCGCTCGGCGCTCCACCGCAAGCTGAAGTCGCTGGGAGTGTAG
- the mazG gene encoding nucleoside triphosphate pyrophosphohydrolase, translating into MKPSKDISRLIEIMAALRAPKTGCPWDIEQNFSTIAPYTVEEAYEVADAIARGDFDDLREELGDLLLQVVYHAQMAEEIGEFAFGDVVEAITTKMIRRHPHVFGDEKARSAGMAKGMWEKIKAEEKAEKRSARIARGLDPEDHGKGYLDSVPVALPALTRALKLQEKAARVGFDWSEAAPILDKIEEEIGELREALATGDAAPIKDEFGDMLFAVVNLGRHLKLDSEAALSGTNEKFRSRFHYVEQALAASGGSLEKATLDEMEALWQQAKSAK; encoded by the coding sequence ATGAAACCCTCAAAAGACATTTCCCGGCTGATCGAGATCATGGCGGCGCTCAGGGCGCCGAAGACCGGCTGCCCCTGGGATATCGAGCAGAATTTCTCGACAATCGCGCCCTACACGGTCGAGGAGGCCTATGAAGTGGCCGACGCGATCGCGCGCGGCGATTTCGACGACCTGCGCGAGGAACTGGGCGATCTGCTGCTGCAAGTCGTCTACCACGCGCAGATGGCCGAGGAGATCGGCGAGTTCGCTTTCGGTGATGTCGTCGAGGCTATCACCACCAAGATGATCCGCCGCCATCCACATGTCTTCGGCGACGAGAAGGCGCGTAGCGCCGGCATGGCCAAGGGCATGTGGGAGAAGATCAAAGCTGAGGAGAAGGCCGAGAAGCGCAGCGCCCGCATCGCACGCGGGCTCGATCCGGAGGATCACGGCAAAGGTTATCTCGACAGCGTGCCGGTGGCGCTCCCTGCCCTGACGCGCGCGCTGAAGCTGCAGGAGAAAGCAGCGCGTGTCGGCTTCGACTGGAGCGAGGCGGCACCGATCCTCGACAAGATCGAGGAAGAGATCGGTGAATTGCGCGAAGCGCTCGCCACGGGCGACGCCGCGCCCATCAAGGACGAGTTCGGGGACATGCTGTTTGCCGTCGTCAATCTCGGCCGCCACCTCAAGCTCGATTCGGAAGCGGCGCTCAGCGGCACGAACGAAAAATTCCGCTCGCGATTCCACTATGTCGAGCAGGCCCTGGCAGCTTCCGGCGGTTCGCTGGAGAAGGCGACGCTCGACGAGATGGAAGCGCTCTGGCAGCAGGCCAAAAGCGCCAAGTAA
- the ntrC gene encoding nitrogen regulation protein NR(I): protein MSARGNILVADDDAAIRTVLNQALSRVGHEVRVTSNASTLWRWVAAGEGDLVITDVVMPDENAFDMLPRIKKARPELPVIVMSAQNTFMTAIRASETGAYEYLPKPFDLTELLNIVNRALAEPKRPKLDARPEDQPETMPLVGRSAAMQDIYRMLARMMQTDLTVMISGESGTGKELVARALHEYGRRRGGPFVAINMAAIPRDLIESELFGHEKGAFTGAQNRSSGRFEQAEGGTLFLDEIGDMPMEAQTRLLRVLQQGEYTTVGGRTPIKTDVRIVAATNKDLRTLINQGLFREDLFYRLNVVPLRLPALRERSEDIPDLVRHFFKQGASEGLQTKRISSGGIELMKRYPWPGNVRELENLVRRLAALYSQDEISSEIIESELKTGERPVVPDGGALIPDDLSIGQAVEHFLQRYFASFAGELPPAGLYQRILAEVEYPLVLASMTATRGNQIKAAELLGLNRNTLRKKIRELGVNVYKSSRQP, encoded by the coding sequence ATGAGCGCTCGCGGCAATATCCTGGTCGCTGACGACGACGCGGCGATCCGCACCGTGCTCAACCAGGCGCTGTCACGTGTCGGCCACGAGGTGCGCGTGACCTCTAATGCCTCGACGCTGTGGCGCTGGGTGGCGGCGGGCGAGGGCGATCTGGTCATCACCGACGTGGTGATGCCGGACGAGAACGCCTTCGACATGCTGCCGCGCATCAAGAAGGCCCGGCCGGAGCTGCCGGTCATCGTCATGAGCGCCCAGAACACGTTCATGACCGCCATCCGCGCCTCCGAGACCGGCGCCTACGAATATCTGCCGAAGCCTTTCGACCTCACCGAGCTGCTCAACATCGTCAACCGGGCGCTGGCCGAGCCGAAGCGGCCGAAGCTCGACGCCCGCCCGGAGGACCAGCCCGAGACGATGCCGCTGGTCGGCCGCTCCGCCGCCATGCAGGACATCTACCGCATGCTGGCGCGCATGATGCAGACCGACCTCACGGTGATGATCAGCGGCGAGTCCGGCACCGGCAAGGAACTCGTGGCGCGCGCGCTGCATGAATATGGCCGCCGTCGCGGCGGCCCGTTCGTGGCCATCAACATGGCGGCGATTCCGCGCGACCTCATCGAATCGGAACTGTTCGGCCACGAGAAGGGCGCCTTCACCGGCGCGCAGAACCGCTCCAGCGGCCGCTTCGAGCAGGCCGAGGGCGGCACGCTGTTCCTCGACGAGATCGGCGACATGCCGATGGAGGCGCAGACCCGGCTGCTGCGTGTGCTGCAGCAGGGCGAATACACCACCGTCGGCGGCCGCACGCCGATCAAGACCGACGTGCGCATCGTCGCGGCCACCAACAAGGACCTGCGCACGCTGATCAACCAGGGCTTGTTCCGCGAGGATTTGTTCTACCGTCTCAACGTCGTGCCGCTCAGGCTGCCGGCGCTGCGCGAGCGTTCCGAGGACATTCCCGACCTGGTCCGGCATTTCTTCAAGCAAGGCGCCAGCGAGGGCCTGCAGACCAAGCGCATATCGTCCGGCGGCATCGAGCTCATGAAGCGGTACCCGTGGCCGGGCAATGTGCGCGAACTGGAAAACCTGGTGCGCCGGCTGGCCGCGCTCTACTCGCAGGACGAGATTTCGTCGGAGATCATCGAGTCCGAGCTCAAGACCGGCGAACGGCCGGTCGTGCCGGACGGCGGCGCGCTTATCCCCGACGATCTGTCGATCGGCCAGGCGGTCGAGCATTTCCTGCAGCGTTATTTCGCCTCCTTCGCCGGCGAATTGCCGCCGGCCGGGCTCTACCAGCGCATTCTCGCCGAGGTCGAATATCCGCTGGTGCTGGCTTCGATGACGGCGACGCGCGGCAACCAGATCAAGGCCGCGGAGCTTCTGGGGCTCAACCGCAACACCCTGCGCAAGAAGATCCGCGAGCTTGGCGTCAACGTCTACAAGTCGTCCAGGCAGCCGTAG
- the hflX gene encoding GTPase HflX, with amino-acid sequence MAREKDADRSVRGKQGHQLGPEAKDPTRAVVIVPVLTRQPRGDEETNRPRLTRSADARHDEAVGLASAIDLNPVHTAVVTVADPRPATLLGSGKVAEFADIVKERKAELVIVDHPLTPVQQRNLEKELNAKVLDRTGLILEIFGERARTKEGTLQVELAHLNYQKGRLVRSWTHLERQRGGAGFLGGPGETQIESDRRILQDKITKLKHELETVRRTRDLHRAKRKKVPFPVVAIVGYTNAGKSTLFNRLTGAGVLAEDMLFATLDPTLRRVRLPHGTPIILSDTVGFISDLPTHLVAAFRATLEEVVEADLVLHLRDISDPDTAAQAEDVERILGDLGVDAADTNRVIEVWNKIDLLDEGNRERLLAEGASGKSPPIAISAVTGEGIDTLKALIEARVSGELETMTVTLSPAQLGQVDWLYRNGDVVSRTDNEDGSVTLSLTATHSARQEIENRLHRKNGS; translated from the coding sequence TTGGCACGTGAGAAGGACGCGGACCGCAGCGTTCGCGGAAAACAAGGACATCAACTCGGGCCGGAAGCCAAGGATCCGACCCGGGCCGTTGTCATTGTGCCCGTTCTTACCCGCCAGCCGCGCGGCGACGAGGAAACCAACCGTCCGCGTCTGACACGCTCGGCCGATGCCCGCCACGACGAGGCGGTCGGACTTGCCAGCGCCATCGATCTCAATCCGGTTCACACGGCCGTGGTGACGGTCGCCGATCCGCGGCCGGCGACGCTGCTCGGCAGCGGCAAGGTGGCCGAATTCGCCGACATCGTGAAGGAGCGCAAGGCGGAGTTGGTCATCGTCGACCATCCGCTGACGCCGGTGCAGCAGCGCAATCTCGAAAAGGAACTGAACGCCAAGGTGCTCGACCGCACCGGACTGATCCTCGAGATCTTCGGCGAGCGGGCGCGCACCAAGGAAGGCACGCTTCAGGTCGAGCTTGCGCATCTCAACTACCAGAAGGGCCGGCTGGTGCGCAGCTGGACCCACCTCGAACGGCAGCGCGGCGGCGCCGGCTTCCTCGGCGGCCCCGGCGAAACCCAAATCGAATCCGACCGCCGCATCCTGCAGGACAAGATCACCAAGCTGAAGCACGAGCTGGAAACGGTGCGCCGCACGCGCGACCTGCACCGCGCCAAGCGCAAGAAGGTTCCGTTTCCGGTGGTGGCGATCGTCGGCTATACCAATGCCGGCAAGTCGACGCTGTTCAACCGGCTGACCGGGGCAGGGGTACTGGCCGAGGACATGCTGTTCGCGACGCTCGACCCCACCTTGCGGCGCGTGCGGCTGCCTCACGGCACGCCGATCATCCTGTCGGACACGGTGGGCTTTATCTCCGACCTGCCGACGCATCTGGTTGCCGCCTTCCGAGCGACGCTGGAGGAGGTCGTCGAGGCCGATCTGGTGCTGCATCTGCGCGACATCTCCGATCCCGACACGGCGGCCCAGGCAGAAGATGTCGAACGCATCCTTGGCGATCTCGGCGTCGACGCCGCCGACACGAACCGCGTGATCGAGGTCTGGAACAAGATCGACCTGCTCGACGAAGGCAATCGCGAGCGGTTGCTTGCCGAAGGGGCAAGCGGCAAGTCGCCGCCGATCGCCATATCTGCGGTGACCGGCGAGGGAATAGACACGCTGAAAGCGCTGATCGAGGCCCGCGTGTCGGGCGAGCTGGAAACGATGACCGTGACATTGAGCCCCGCCCAGCTCGGCCAGGTCGACTGGCTCTACCGCAACGGCGATGTCGTGTCGCGCACAGACAATGAGGACGGCAGCGTCACCCTCTCGTTGACGGCGACGCACAGCGCCCGGCAGGAAATCGAGAACCGCCTGCATCGCAAGAACGGCAGCTAA
- a CDS encoding aromatic amino acid transaminase produces MFETLQPAPADKILALIGLYRNDPRPGKVDLGVGVYKDVDGRTPVMRAVREAEKRLLASQDTKTYLGLAGDTGFNAAMINLTFGEKADHSRIRAAQAPGGSGALRLVAELLQRTRPGATVWLSDPTWPNHPPVMRAAGLEVRNYPYFDAASGAVRFDEMLAALSTADSGDVVLLHGCCHNPTGANLDVAQWAKVADVLLERGLLPFVDIAYQGFGEGLDADAAGLRLLAGKVPEMVVASSCSKNFAVYRDRVGAAMIMAKDGAQADVAMSQMLAAARALYSMPPDHGAAAVRMVLEDAALRKDWETELEEMRLRMFRLRVAFAEALRRQSNSDRFDFVADHRGMFSRLGLTEAQVERLRTEHAVYMVGDSRINVAGLPEDGIDDLAKAIVSVLD; encoded by the coding sequence ATGTTCGAAACCCTGCAGCCAGCGCCCGCCGACAAGATCCTTGCCCTGATCGGCCTCTATCGCAACGACCCGCGGCCCGGCAAAGTCGACCTCGGCGTCGGCGTCTACAAAGATGTCGACGGCAGGACGCCGGTGATGCGCGCCGTGCGCGAGGCAGAGAAGCGGCTGCTGGCGAGCCAGGATACCAAGACCTATCTCGGCCTTGCCGGCGACACCGGATTCAACGCCGCCATGATCAATCTCACCTTTGGCGAGAAGGCCGACCATTCGCGCATTCGCGCGGCCCAGGCGCCGGGCGGATCGGGCGCACTCCGGCTGGTGGCCGAGCTTCTGCAGCGCACGCGCCCCGGCGCCACCGTCTGGCTGTCCGATCCGACTTGGCCGAACCATCCGCCGGTGATGCGCGCCGCAGGCCTCGAGGTTCGCAACTATCCCTATTTCGATGCCGCTTCCGGCGCCGTCCGCTTTGACGAGATGCTGGCGGCGCTCAGCACGGCCGACAGCGGCGATGTCGTGCTGCTGCATGGCTGCTGCCACAATCCAACCGGCGCCAATCTCGATGTCGCGCAATGGGCCAAGGTTGCCGACGTCCTCCTGGAGCGCGGGCTGCTGCCCTTCGTCGACATCGCCTATCAGGGGTTTGGCGAGGGTCTCGACGCCGACGCTGCCGGTCTGCGGCTGTTGGCCGGCAAGGTGCCGGAAATGGTCGTCGCCTCGAGTTGCTCGAAGAATTTCGCCGTCTATCGCGACCGCGTGGGCGCGGCGATGATCATGGCCAAGGACGGCGCCCAGGCCGACGTGGCGATGAGCCAGATGCTGGCGGCGGCACGCGCGCTTTATTCGATGCCGCCGGATCACGGCGCGGCAGCGGTGCGCATGGTGCTCGAAGACGCTGCCCTGAGAAAGGACTGGGAGACGGAACTCGAGGAGATGCGGCTGCGGATGTTCAGGCTTCGCGTCGCCTTTGCGGAGGCGCTGCGCCGGCAGTCCAACTCCGATCGCTTCGATTTCGTTGCCGACCATCGCGGCATGTTTTCGCGGCTCGGACTGACCGAGGCGCAAGTCGAACGCCTGCGCACCGAGCATGCCGTCTACATGGTTGGCGACAGCCGCATCAACGTCGCCGGCCTGCCGGAGGACGGCATAGATGATCTCGCCAAGGCGATCGTCTCGGTGCTCGACTAG